CTATCCGTTTGTCTAGGGTTTTGATTTGGAGTTTTCATCTGATGAGGCAGGCAGGTTACGGTGTCTGTTTAGTATCAATTCCATCAGTCATGACTGGAAAGGCAAAGCCGAAGAAGCATACGGCCAAAGAGATAGCGTCAAAGGTGGATGCGGCGACTACGAACAGAGGGGGAGGGAAGGCTGGGCAAGCCGATCGTTCTGGGATCGAGAAGGGCGGCCATGCCAAGTTTGAATGCCCTCACTGCAAGATCACTGCCCCTGATGTCAAATCTATGGAGATTCACCATGAGGCCAAGCACCCCAAGATCCCCTTTGATGAAACCAAGATCTCCAACTTGCATGCCACCCATGTCGTCGAATCCTCCAAGGCTCGCCCTGGCGTCCGTGGCAGTTACAAGAAATAGCCACATCTCCCCCTTTTCCACCTAGCTCTTTTCAACCCTTGTCCTGCCAGCTGTTGGGTTTGTTTGGGGACGTTAGATCACCTGCTACAACTTCTTCTTCTACTACTTTTACTACTACTTGTCCTTTTTATTACTTCGTACCATGGAACAAAGAGAATGTGTTACTTGTCTATGCTGCAAACATGTGCTCTTTATGTTTATATGGGTGTTTCTATCTGCTTAGGCCACCATACTTATACATATATATGCCATCTTCATGTCATAATCTCTGCTGTAGCTTTCGTAACTTTATTAGATATTGGTAGACCTTTATTTTGGTGAGTTTCGTTCCTTCTTTCcctttgatccttttttttttttcaattcactATACCATTATTTTTAATGTGTCTTGCAATTTGGCTGATTCCTGTTATGAGTCTCTTTCACGTTCTTATCTCTTTGTGACGTGgatttctatttccctctctTTTGTTGCATAAAGTTCATAGGTTCCTCTGCATTATCAATTTGTTGTGTGAAATTCTCATTAGTTTTTATGCCATCCTATGCTATCTGATCTCTAAATTCTCTCCTtcattgcctctctctctctctctctctctaaaaaacaaaaaaacctttGTTATCTTAGTCTTCCTCTTaatgcatagagagagagagagagagagagagagagagagagagagagagagagacttatgCCAATTATTCATGTCTTCTTATTCATATCCTGGATAGCAAGATGCCAACTATTCATGTCTTCTTATTCATATTCCAGATAGCTTGGCTGTTGTCTGATCTTTGTATCCTTATTCCTTACCATGGGTTATCCATGATACTTGGGTCCTTCAAAAAATTGGAGTACACATGACagacacttggatgagggatcccCTTTCCGATGACATGAGATGCAGAGGTATTTTAACATGATTATATTTACGAGCAGTGACTAATCCTTATCGTACCTTTTATCTTGAGAATTTGGATTTTGAGGATCCCTACCTAAGTTGATCCTTGCGTCACTCGATATGCACAACAAGCATGTTCTGTTTAAGTTCCGGTCTGGTTTGGTTAAAGCTTTAATTGTTAGGTTAtgataacatatagtaaatattAGTTGAgatttattaatattaatattgatTGGGAAGCAGTTCTGATGAGTGGCAGGAAGAAAATCAAGCTGTCTCCTCCCTGGAAGCCTTTGCTAGAAGGTATCTTTAAAATGAATTGTGGTGAGTATTCAGTGGAAGAGAAAGTTCTTTGGGGAAGAGTTATTGCATGCGAATATGGAGAAACGACAGTTGTTATTGTAACAGATCTTCATTATATAGAGCTTTTCGGGTGTGTAGAATCATCACTCGAAAGGTAGATGACTTTAGAAAAGTCATTGTTTATTCATTGGGGAATTGTCTGTGTATTGTATTCTGGGAGGATGCTTGGTGCTCGGAAATGCCCCACTAAAATCCATGTTCCCTAGGCTTGCAAGTATTGCTGTGAACTTGGATGTTGTGACTTCTAGTTGTTTCTCTTTTCAGATGAGCAAGTTGGGGGTATGAAGCCCTGTCATCCATGAACCGGGGTGTTTAGCTATGGAGATGAGAGAAGGGAGATTTTTAGTTCAGTCCTTATGTTGCAATCTGGTCTCTTGACCTCTATGATGCTTAGGAACTAATGGAATGTATTTGGTCGTAGAAAGGTTGGCCGAGAGTCATCACCTTGCTTGCTTGGCTGGTAAAGGAAAGGTGCTTATCATGGacatttttgcaaaaaaaatgaTTTTGTATCCCCAACATTTGCTTGAGTCCATGCAAGGGAAACCGTGGACCATTTGTTCCCACATGTGGCTGGGGAGATTTTTGGTTTGGTCCTAAGGAATTGACAAAATAGATCTGATCATACAAAGTTCTGCTAAGTTATGGCcctcgatagagtggaatggcataacaAGATTCTTTTAGCTaagcccaattaattgggataatgcATAGATGATGATGACGGAAGGTCCACTAAAATGGCAATGGAGATTTGGCTCTGAAGGAGGTAAGCTATGGAGAGAGACTATCTCATTAAAATATAgggcttaagggcctgtttgatttttcaaatcctACGTAAATGGGCTGTAAATAGGCAATTATAACGGTTTTAGCTTGTTTGAAAATCGGGTTGTATTTCTGCCTTGAAAACCGGTTTTAAAAgattgacttaaatttgtgggccccatcgtaaTATATGTGgcatatccatgctatccatcggTTTTATTGAAACATTTTGGGGTGTgagccaaaaattaggcagatccaaagctcaagtggcccacaccaacgTAAACAGTAGCCTTAAAATGTCCATCGTTGAAAGTTGTTACTTATatcgggcccacattgatgtttgttgGTCATCtaaccggttcataaggtcacacagacatggataaggggaaaacacaagtattggGTTGATCCAAAGTTTTTTGGGGCCCCAAAAGGTTTCTAATGATAGGTGTTCAgttcccacggtttcctatggtgtggtccactcgagttttggatgtgcctcatttttaggctcatgccctaaaatcagatgGCATAACAGacgtgcatcacggtgggccccacatttatttGGCATTGGTCCTCAGTTTGTGTTCAAAAAAGCAGGTGTCAATGTTAGTCTTGGGAGTGATGTTGTAATTACCTAGTtaagtaattattacctatttacgaAGCATTTACACGGTATTTGAAAAGTCAAACAAGCTATAAGAGGGTGGCTGGGAGGTCAAATCATCCTCACAATATTGAGCTTTCAGGATATGAAGATCCACTAAATCCATAGTTCCAATGTTTAAGCCTAGGGTGGTTTTCTCTCTTGGTAATGGGCAATGCAATCGTTTTATGGGAAGATCCTTGGTGTGGAGATAGACCTTTGGAGCTAGAATTCCATCACTTGCATCACTAGCCCCTAGGAGGAACACATTGGTGGCCACTCGTTTTACCCATTTGGGCAAGAATGGAGTGTGGTGCCCCCCTTGCAGGAGGACCTTATCAGATGAGGAGGTGGTAGACTTAGTGCAGTTACTAACAAGGCTTAACAACATCTCCTTCATCAGCTCTAGAAGATACCATGGTTTGGAAGGATGCGTCTTCCAGGAAATTCTTAGTCAAGTCATTCTACAAGAGGCTTAGGGATTCTTCGGAGTAAAAGGGAGTAGGGGAGCATTTCCATGCCTTTTGGTTCTTCGGGGCTTCTCCAAAGGTGGTTTCATTTGCTTGGTTAGTTGGGCGGAATTGAATCTTAGCCATAGACAATCTTCATTGGAGACTTATGATTCTTTCTATTATGTGTCTAATGTGCTATAGTGGCACGGAGTCGGTAGACGACCTTCTCATCCATTTTACTTTTGCACGTCAAGTATGGTCCACCTTCCTACTTCCTAGTGACTTTCGGAGTCAAGTGGGCAATGCCCCGATCAGTTGCATCCAGTTGTGTTTAAATGTGATAAAACAGCATACTCGAAGTGAATTCTAATGATATCTGAATTATACTCGAATGCCAGTATGTGGTATCTAGACTTCCCACAAGTGATCAAATCAAATGAATGGCTCCTTATGAGATCAGACCAGAATGATGGCCATCACTCCATGTACTGTTTATGAGTGTGAACTGTTCGTCTGTATAGACACATTAGTCAGTATGCAAACAAATTAGTTTCC
This DNA window, taken from Magnolia sinica isolate HGM2019 chromosome 14, MsV1, whole genome shotgun sequence, encodes the following:
- the LOC131225790 gene encoding protein METHYLENE BLUE SENSITIVITY 1-like, producing MTGKAKPKKHTAKEIASKVDAATTNRGGGKAGQADRSGIEKGGHAKFECPHCKITAPDVKSMEIHHEAKHPKIPFDETKISNLHATHVVESSKARPGVRGSYKK